From a region of the Methylomonas rapida genome:
- a CDS encoding carbon-nitrogen hydrolase family protein, translating into MKKTKNKKHKLLLRHLTLEDYPQIADIMEQVYGNLGGAWKKDQYAAQINRFPEGQIGIEDNGVLVAAGFCMIVDYSRFGDNHTYAQITDNGYITHHTLNGDTLYGVDIFVHPKHRGLRLGRRLYVARKELCRTFNLRRFIAGGRIPGYAKYADSLTPVRYIEQVKSQEIFDPVLSFQLANGFHVRKLLTGYLPVDVDSHGYATLLEWINLDYVENLPKLGHPKSVIRLGVVQWQMRRLTSVDELLQHAEFFIDAVAGYNADFVLFPEYISAPLMGLFNDKNPADAIRALAGFSREIRNGLLEMAMSYNINIIAGSMPEYSNRELYNVSWLLRRDGTFEAQYKIHNSVDEVSYWGMKGGDALKVFDTDCGKIAVLVCYDSEFPELARLAALNGAQIIFVPFWTDTKNAYQRVRYCAQARAIENECYVAIGGSVGNLPHAENMDIQYAQAAIFSPSDFAFPHDAILAEATPNTEMTLIADVNLDLLKQTRSQGAARNLAHRRLDLYRLEWI; encoded by the coding sequence ATGAAAAAAACCAAAAACAAAAAGCATAAATTGTTGCTGCGGCACTTGACGCTGGAAGACTATCCGCAAATTGCCGACATCATGGAGCAGGTGTACGGCAACCTGGGCGGAGCCTGGAAAAAAGATCAATACGCCGCGCAAATCAACCGTTTTCCGGAAGGGCAGATCGGCATCGAGGACAATGGCGTGCTGGTGGCGGCGGGATTCTGCATGATCGTGGATTACAGCCGGTTTGGCGACAATCACACCTACGCCCAAATCACCGACAATGGCTACATCACCCACCACACCCTCAATGGCGACACCTTGTACGGAGTCGATATTTTCGTCCATCCCAAGCATAGAGGCTTGCGCCTGGGACGGCGATTGTATGTGGCGCGCAAGGAGTTGTGCCGTACCTTCAATCTGCGCCGTTTCATCGCCGGCGGCCGCATTCCCGGCTATGCCAAATACGCCGATTCGCTGACGCCGGTACGCTATATCGAACAAGTCAAGAGCCAGGAAATTTTCGATCCGGTGCTGTCGTTTCAATTGGCCAATGGCTTCCACGTGCGGAAATTGTTGACTGGCTATTTGCCGGTGGATGTCGATTCGCACGGTTACGCCACCTTGCTGGAATGGATCAATCTGGATTATGTCGAAAACCTCCCAAAGCTCGGTCATCCCAAAAGCGTGATTCGCCTGGGCGTGGTGCAATGGCAGATGCGCCGGCTGACCAGCGTGGACGAATTGCTGCAACACGCCGAATTTTTCATCGATGCGGTCGCCGGCTATAACGCCGATTTCGTGTTGTTTCCGGAGTATATCAGTGCGCCGTTGATGGGGCTGTTCAATGACAAAAATCCCGCCGATGCCATACGCGCCTTGGCCGGATTCAGCCGCGAGATTCGCAATGGCTTGCTGGAAATGGCGATGTCCTACAACATAAACATCATCGCCGGTTCGATGCCGGAATACAGCAATCGCGAGTTATACAACGTGTCGTGGTTATTGCGGCGCGACGGCACTTTTGAAGCGCAATATAAAATCCATAATTCCGTCGACGAGGTCAGTTACTGGGGCATGAAAGGCGGCGATGCCTTGAAGGTGTTCGACACCGACTGCGGCAAGATAGCGGTATTGGTGTGCTATGACTCGGAGTTTCCGGAACTGGCACGCCTGGCCGCCTTGAATGGCGCGCAGATCATTTTCGTGCCGTTCTGGACCGACACCAAAAATGCCTATCAACGGGTGCGTTATTGCGCGCAGGCGCGGGCGATCGAGAACGAGTGCTATGTCGCCATCGGTGGCAGCGTCGGGAATTTGCCGCATGCGGAAAACATGGATATTCAATATGCCCAGGCCGCCATTTTCAGCCCGAGCGATTTCGCCTTTCCGCACGACGCCATTCTGGCCGAAGCCACACCGAATACCGAAATGACCTTGATAGCCGATGTAAATCTGGATTTGCTGAAACAGACGCGCAGCCAGGGGGCCGCGCGCAATCTCGCCCACAGGCGGCTTGATTTGTATCGGCTGGAATGGATTTGA
- a CDS encoding HAD family hydrolase: protein MMNVPSLLLFDLGGVLIDSSVFQHLNRLLDKPLETSALKARWLSSQSVLQFESGAMTAHEFAESFIAEWGLRQRPNAFLRVFASWPRYFHPGAREVLGILRTRYKIACLSNSNPLHHQRFSGFADVFDLALFSHQLGMVKPDPEIFAVALRECRVEAGEVYFFDDCLFNVYAAQSLGMSAFHVDGFDALLAVLNRQGLVPGNRAVNPDFEALENG from the coding sequence ATGATGAATGTACCTTCGCTTTTATTGTTCGATCTCGGCGGGGTATTGATAGACAGTTCGGTATTCCAGCATTTGAATCGTTTATTGGATAAACCGCTGGAAACCAGCGCTCTCAAGGCGCGCTGGCTATCATCTCAGTCGGTGCTCCAATTCGAGAGTGGAGCCATGACGGCTCATGAGTTTGCCGAAAGTTTCATTGCCGAGTGGGGGCTCAGGCAGAGGCCCAACGCCTTCTTGCGGGTTTTTGCGTCCTGGCCGCGATATTTTCATCCAGGTGCCCGCGAAGTTCTTGGGATTTTGCGCACACGCTACAAAATTGCTTGTCTGAGCAATTCCAATCCCTTGCATCATCAGCGATTCTCCGGCTTTGCAGACGTATTTGATCTTGCGCTGTTCTCTCACCAACTGGGTATGGTGAAGCCCGATCCCGAGATTTTTGCCGTGGCCTTGCGCGAATGCAGGGTGGAGGCGGGCGAGGTATATTTTTTCGACGATTGTTTGTTCAATGTCTATGCCGCGCAAAGCCTGGGCATGAGCGCGTTTCATGTCGATGGCTTTGATGCGTTGCTGGCGGTCTTGAACCGTCAGGGCTTGGTGCCGGGCAATCGAGCCGTCAATCCCGATTTTGAGGCCTTGGAAAATGGATAA
- a CDS encoding GNAT family N-acetyltransferase, producing MNILNVYLEPATYDVDYEDLHYVRNLVFVEEQGIAPELEFDDQDRQCHHVIARDVDHRPIGTGRLSPEGKIGRMAVLAQWRGQGVGASLLRALLEKARGLGMAQVTANAQTSALGFYQKYGFTAEGVAFLEAGIPHQSVRLTLQPLHKPLRATPKSRPASVDAERLESVESTLAATRQLIDGARRQLYIYSRDLEYSLYGQNTVVEALKQFALRSRNGGVQIIIQDPASLQGQTHPVLVLAQKLSSYFLLRTPEESEEQANLSAFVINDADGYLFRLLGDRFEGHWSPNLPARNRQLREEFERLWQRSRPCSEFRALGL from the coding sequence ATGAACATCCTAAACGTCTACCTCGAACCCGCCACCTATGACGTCGATTACGAAGATTTGCATTACGTGCGAAATTTAGTGTTCGTGGAGGAACAAGGGATTGCGCCCGAACTGGAGTTCGATGACCAAGACAGGCAATGCCACCATGTCATCGCCCGCGATGTCGACCACCGACCCATCGGCACCGGCCGGCTGTCTCCAGAAGGCAAAATCGGCCGGATGGCGGTGTTAGCGCAATGGCGAGGTCAGGGTGTCGGCGCGTCCTTGCTGCGCGCCCTGCTTGAAAAAGCGCGCGGACTGGGAATGGCGCAAGTGACGGCCAATGCACAAACCAGCGCATTGGGTTTTTATCAGAAATACGGTTTTACGGCGGAAGGCGTGGCGTTTCTGGAAGCCGGCATTCCGCATCAAAGCGTGCGGCTGACGCTGCAACCGCTACACAAACCCTTGCGCGCAACACCCAAGTCTCGCCCGGCTTCGGTTGACGCCGAGCGCCTGGAAAGCGTCGAGTCAACCTTGGCAGCGACCCGGCAACTAATCGATGGCGCGCGCCGCCAGCTTTATATCTATAGCCGCGACCTGGAATACAGTCTGTACGGTCAGAACACGGTCGTCGAAGCCTTGAAGCAATTTGCCTTGCGCAGCCGTAACGGCGGCGTGCAAATCATCATTCAAGACCCGGCGAGCCTGCAGGGCCAAACTCATCCGGTTCTGGTATTGGCGCAAAAACTCAGTTCCTATTTTTTGCTGCGCACGCCGGAGGAAAGCGAGGAACAAGCAAATCTTTCGGCTTTTGTCATCAACGACGCCGACGGCTATTTATTCCGCCTGCTCGGCGACCGCTTCGAAGGCCACTGGAGCCCGAATTTACCGGCGCGCAACCGTCAATTGCGGGAAGAATTCGAACGCCTGTGGCAACGCTCGCGCCCTTGTAGCGAATTTCGGGCATTGGGTTTGTAA
- a CDS encoding SOUL family heme-binding protein — MMKKLFSSLISLILAGCTVMGVRSSQEPSCQVLSDHGDIQIRAYPALLVAETFMEADYAKAGNIGFKRLAGYIFGGNLQKQSMAMTAPVFREAVGENIAMTAPVLQQRVDGKWMMAFVMPAGYDLATLPKPLDPEVVLKTMPARKVAVLRYSGPLNLESIGQNSQRLSEWLERQGLKPLSNPRSAAYDPPWTLPALRRNEIHIDIA; from the coding sequence ATGATGAAAAAACTCTTCAGTTCATTGATAAGCCTGATTTTGGCCGGATGCACGGTGATGGGGGTTAGAAGCAGTCAAGAGCCAAGCTGCCAAGTGCTGTCCGACCATGGCGATATTCAGATCAGGGCCTATCCTGCTTTGTTGGTCGCAGAGACGTTCATGGAAGCCGATTACGCCAAGGCCGGAAACATTGGATTCAAGCGCTTGGCGGGCTATATCTTCGGCGGCAATCTGCAAAAACAGAGTATGGCCATGACCGCACCGGTATTTCGGGAAGCGGTGGGCGAAAATATTGCAATGACCGCGCCGGTGTTGCAGCAAAGGGTCGACGGCAAATGGATGATGGCCTTTGTGATGCCGGCTGGCTACGATCTTGCAACCTTGCCGAAGCCATTGGACCCCGAGGTGGTACTCAAGACTATGCCGGCCAGAAAAGTCGCAGTACTGCGTTATTCGGGGCCGCTGAACCTGGAAAGCATCGGCCAAAATAGTCAGCGCTTGTCCGAATGGCTGGAGCGACAAGGGCTGAAACCACTATCGAACCCTCGTTCCGCCGCCTATGATCCGCCCTGGACCTTGCCGGCGCTGCGTCGTAATGAAATTCATATCGATATCGCATGA
- a CDS encoding sugar phosphate isomerase/epimerase family protein, giving the protein MTTTKPLEYGGHALVWSGDWTPEGARKAISGAARAGYDYIEIALLDPWKVDVALTKDLLQEYDLRAHASLGLSTSTDVTSTNPAIIAKGDELLRKATDVLYAIGGKELCGVIYCALGKYPGPASKQNRTNSVAAMQRLADYAADKGININLEVVNRYETNIMNTGLEGLAFLDEVDRPNAYLHLDTYHMNIEEDGMEKSVLAAKERLGYVHIGESHRGYLGTGNVDFDKFFAALKQINYQGPITFESFSSEVVDPNLSNTLCVWRNLWHDSDDLAKKALLYIKERY; this is encoded by the coding sequence ATGACAACAACCAAACCCTTGGAATACGGCGGCCACGCCCTCGTTTGGTCGGGCGATTGGACGCCCGAAGGTGCCCGCAAGGCCATCAGCGGAGCTGCGCGCGCCGGCTATGACTACATCGAGATTGCCCTGCTTGATCCTTGGAAGGTGGATGTGGCTTTGACCAAGGACCTGCTGCAGGAATATGACCTGCGGGCGCATGCCTCGCTGGGGTTGTCCACAAGCACCGACGTGACCAGCACCAATCCGGCCATCATCGCCAAAGGTGACGAACTGTTACGCAAGGCAACCGACGTGCTGTACGCGATCGGCGGCAAGGAGCTTTGCGGCGTAATCTATTGCGCGCTGGGTAAATATCCAGGCCCGGCCTCGAAACAAAACCGGACCAATTCGGTGGCCGCGATGCAAAGGTTGGCGGATTATGCGGCAGACAAAGGTATTAACATCAACCTGGAAGTCGTCAACCGTTATGAAACCAACATCATGAATACCGGCCTGGAAGGCCTGGCTTTCTTGGACGAGGTCGATCGTCCGAATGCTTATCTGCATCTGGATACGTATCACATGAACATCGAGGAAGACGGCATGGAAAAATCCGTGCTCGCCGCCAAGGAGCGCCTGGGCTATGTGCACATCGGTGAAAGCCATAGAGGCTATCTCGGTACCGGCAATGTCGATTTCGACAAGTTCTTTGCCGCACTCAAGCAAATCAATTATCAAGGGCCAATCACGTTTGAGTCATTCTCGTCGGAAGTCGTCGATCCCAACTTGTCCAATACCTTGTGTGTCTGGCGCAATCTATGGCACGACTCCGATGATTTGGCTAAAAAAGCCTTGCTGTACATCAAAGAACGTTATTGA
- a CDS encoding SOS response-associated peptidase, with product MCGRYNLAATPERVAEHFALARLPRFQLSYNVAPARKILTVVALEDGSRKAVNLFWGLVPSWAKDSKNSSHLINARAETVRQKPSFRSAFKHRRCLIPATGFYEWQKGQTGKQAFHIHRGDEGPFAFAGLWEQWQQENETLYSCTIITTVSNDLMLPIHDRMPVIIAVENYQRWLDKTVDADKAYALLDNQAYVNMAATPVSDWVNNPLHDGRRCIEAV from the coding sequence ATGTGCGGGCGTTACAACCTTGCGGCAACCCCGGAGCGTGTGGCCGAGCATTTTGCACTGGCGCGGTTGCCGCGTTTTCAGCTCAGTTACAACGTCGCGCCAGCCCGGAAGATCCTCACCGTGGTCGCGCTGGAGGATGGCTCGCGCAAGGCCGTCAATCTGTTTTGGGGCTTGGTGCCGTCTTGGGCCAAGGATAGCAAGAACAGTTCTCATCTGATCAACGCCCGAGCGGAAACGGTCCGACAAAAACCGTCCTTTCGTTCCGCCTTCAAGCATAGGCGTTGTTTGATCCCGGCGACCGGTTTTTACGAATGGCAAAAAGGCCAGACCGGCAAACAAGCGTTTCATATTCACCGCGGCGACGAGGGGCCGTTTGCCTTTGCCGGCTTATGGGAACAATGGCAGCAAGAAAACGAAACACTGTATTCCTGTACCATCATTACCACCGTCTCCAACGACTTGATGCTACCGATTCATGACAGGATGCCGGTGATCATCGCGGTCGAGAATTACCAGCGCTGGCTGGACAAAACGGTCGACGCCGACAAGGCCTACGCCTTGCTGGACAACCAAGCCTATGTCAACATGGCGGCGACGCCGGTCAGCGACTGGGTCAATAATCCGCTGCACGACGGCCGGCGCTGCATCGAGGCAGTTTGA
- a CDS encoding TIGR02450 family Trp-rich protein: MSPAKSRHLNPKKLIRSKWTSASPRNKEKHFIVTNIIQPESKDLPIDLIELEAVYSGRSFALSWRELTNTQDWLQGWR; the protein is encoded by the coding sequence ATGTCACCCGCAAAATCACGCCACCTCAATCCGAAGAAGCTGATCCGCAGTAAATGGACCTCGGCCAGTCCTCGCAATAAGGAAAAACACTTCATCGTCACTAACATCATCCAGCCGGAGAGCAAGGATTTACCGATTGATCTGATAGAGTTGGAGGCCGTGTATTCGGGCCGAAGCTTTGCCTTATCCTGGCGTGAGCTGACCAATACCCAGGATTGGCTGCAAGGCTGGCGCTGA
- a CDS encoding DUF6515 family protein: MQNAWADGWRHAERGIRAPEYWRPGGEFGRGNYRQPSTFYKPVRPGHVVIDAPMGTVVSYLPRYNRVAHWQGRPYYVVGNSFYRKHPRGYVVIPDPRSRHRW; encoded by the coding sequence ATGCAGAACGCATGGGCCGATGGCTGGCGCCATGCAGAACGAGGTATCAGGGCACCGGAGTACTGGCGACCAGGCGGTGAGTTCGGCAGAGGCAATTATCGTCAGCCGTCGACGTTTTACAAGCCCGTGCGTCCAGGCCATGTGGTCATAGATGCGCCGATGGGCACGGTAGTGAGTTATCTGCCGCGCTACAATCGGGTTGCCCATTGGCAGGGGCGGCCCTATTATGTGGTGGGTAATTCCTTTTACCGCAAACATCCAAGGGGCTATGTCGTCATACCTGATCCGAGATCGCGCCATCGTTGGTAA
- a CDS encoding Spy/CpxP family protein refolding chaperone — MNTKIAIIVAALALPLTVAAFPGAQPGDSEEHRAQRVERLAEKLDLNAEQKTQVTQIFQQQREKQEALRQETHQRLQAVLRPEQMTQFDELKKERHAKWKKHQGERGHLKTDAPAH, encoded by the coding sequence ATGAATACCAAAATCGCAATCATCGTCGCAGCCTTGGCCTTGCCATTGACCGTAGCCGCTTTCCCCGGCGCTCAACCTGGCGACAGTGAAGAACATAGGGCGCAACGCGTGGAACGTTTGGCGGAAAAGCTGGATTTGAACGCCGAACAAAAGACGCAAGTCACGCAGATTTTCCAGCAACAACGGGAAAAACAGGAAGCGCTGCGCCAGGAAACCCATCAACGCTTGCAGGCGGTTTTGAGGCCCGAGCAGATGACCCAGTTTGACGAACTGAAAAAGGAGCGTCACGCAAAGTGGAAAAAACACCAGGGTGAAAGAGGGCATCTAAAAACCGACGCACCGGCACACTAA
- a CDS encoding response regulator yields the protein MSNASRILIVEDEDKLAKLAADYLRNAGFDSEIISHGDAVLPWVRQQHPALILLDLMLPGRDGLSICREIRSFSAVPIIMVTARVEEIDRLLGLELGADDYICKPYSPREMVARVKAVLRRLQSASLETFHADALSLDANRFRVAAAGREIELTSVEFQLLQTLYRQPGHIFSRSKLMDSIYQDQRIVSDRTIDSHIKKLRKKLDELLPGRELIHAVYGAGYRYEPPASGQD from the coding sequence ATGAGCAATGCTAGCCGAATTTTGATCGTCGAAGATGAAGACAAACTGGCCAAATTGGCCGCGGATTATCTGCGCAATGCCGGCTTTGACAGCGAGATCATAAGTCATGGCGACGCCGTTTTGCCCTGGGTCAGGCAGCAGCATCCCGCTTTGATTTTGCTGGACTTGATGTTGCCAGGCCGCGATGGCCTGTCGATTTGCCGGGAAATCCGCAGTTTTAGCGCCGTGCCGATTATCATGGTTACGGCCCGGGTCGAGGAAATCGATCGTTTGCTGGGGCTGGAACTGGGCGCGGATGATTACATTTGCAAGCCTTATAGCCCAAGGGAAATGGTCGCTCGGGTCAAAGCCGTGTTGCGGCGCTTGCAATCCGCCAGCCTCGAAACGTTTCATGCCGATGCGTTGAGCCTGGACGCCAACCGTTTCCGGGTCGCGGCGGCGGGCCGGGAAATAGAGCTGACGTCGGTCGAGTTTCAATTGTTGCAAACCCTTTACCGTCAACCGGGGCATATCTTTTCCCGTAGCAAGCTGATGGACTCGATCTATCAGGATCAACGCATCGTATCGGACCGTACCATTGATAGCCATATCAAGAAATTACGCAAAAAACTGGATGAATTGCTGCCCGGCCGGGAGCTGATACATGCGGTGTACGGCGCCGGCTATCGCTACGAGCCGCCAGCCTCCGGCCAAGACTAG
- a CDS encoding ATP-binding protein, giving the protein MHKSIRVKLFLTFLLTTLLVVAGMYFFTRWSLDRGFNELVESRQRERVENLIDSLSEHYATHGSWEGLAGNKRLWIKLLLQSDSRRHRQPQAWMTQDLSEPATLWPPDLDAGVYRNRRWVPLEMRAMLLAADRSIIFGRQELLAELTLHPLKADDKIVGFLGLLPGRPDNQLGDLRFMQRQMQAFAWIALLMVTLSAVLALLLAYTLGKPVKRMAAAAKRLAVGDYAIRLPVESRDELGQLARDFNEMAAALEQSEQARRRWVADISHELRTPLAVLRGELEALQDGIRPMNAEAVDSLLTDVLRLNRLTDDLYQLSLSDQGALSYRKILLDPREALKADLAALMPQFQQKRLQVEWRDQCKADVALYADPDRLAQLFRNLLTNSLNYTDSGGRLRVTVFSTGASLLIELADSAPGVAESERAQLFERFYRVEGSRSRHHGGAGLGLAICRNIVAAHNGNISALPSELGGLTIRIELPLQG; this is encoded by the coding sequence GTGCATAAATCCATTCGTGTCAAATTATTCCTGACTTTTTTGCTGACCACCTTGCTGGTGGTGGCCGGCATGTACTTCTTTACCCGCTGGTCGCTGGATCGCGGATTCAACGAGCTGGTCGAGTCTCGCCAGCGCGAACGGGTGGAGAATTTGATCGACAGCCTGAGCGAGCATTACGCGACGCATGGCAGTTGGGAAGGCTTGGCCGGCAACAAACGCCTATGGATCAAGCTGTTGTTGCAATCCGATAGCCGCCGTCACCGCCAGCCGCAAGCCTGGATGACGCAAGACTTGTCCGAACCCGCGACACTTTGGCCGCCCGATCTGGACGCCGGTGTTTATCGCAATCGGCGTTGGGTGCCGTTGGAAATGCGAGCGATGCTGCTGGCTGCCGATCGCTCGATCATCTTTGGCCGGCAAGAGCTATTGGCTGAATTGACGCTGCACCCGCTCAAAGCAGACGACAAAATCGTGGGATTTCTGGGGCTGTTGCCCGGCCGGCCGGACAATCAACTCGGTGATTTGCGTTTCATGCAGCGACAAATGCAGGCCTTTGCCTGGATCGCGTTGTTAATGGTCACCTTATCCGCCGTATTGGCGCTGTTGCTGGCTTATACCCTGGGCAAACCGGTCAAACGCATGGCGGCGGCGGCCAAGCGCTTGGCGGTGGGGGATTATGCCATTCGCTTGCCGGTCGAATCCCGGGATGAATTGGGGCAGCTGGCGCGCGATTTCAATGAAATGGCGGCGGCGCTGGAGCAATCCGAACAAGCCCGCCGACGCTGGGTGGCCGATATTTCCCATGAATTGCGCACGCCTTTGGCGGTGCTGCGTGGCGAATTGGAAGCCTTGCAGGACGGCATTCGCCCCATGAATGCCGAAGCCGTCGATTCCTTGCTAACCGATGTGCTGCGGCTGAATCGGCTGACCGATGATCTCTATCAATTATCGCTGTCCGATCAAGGCGCCTTGAGTTATCGAAAAATTCTGCTGGACCCGAGAGAGGCGTTGAAAGCCGATCTGGCGGCGCTGATGCCGCAATTTCAGCAAAAACGCTTACAGGTTGAATGGCGGGATCAGTGCAAGGCGGATGTCGCCTTGTATGCCGATCCCGATCGTTTGGCGCAATTATTCAGGAATTTGCTGACCAACAGCCTGAACTATACGGATTCGGGCGGCCGCTTGAGAGTCACCGTGTTCAGCACCGGAGCCAGTTTGCTGATCGAGTTGGCCGATAGTGCGCCAGGGGTTGCGGAATCCGAACGGGCGCAATTGTTCGAGCGTTTTTACCGGGTCGAGGGATCGCGCAGCCGACACCACGGCGGGGCAGGGTTAGGGCTTGCCATTTGCCGTAACATCGTGGCCGCCCACAACGGCAACATCAGCGCGTTGCCGTCGGAGCTGGGTGGTCTGACGATACGGATTGAATTACCGTTACAGGGGTGA